From the Acidobacteriota bacterium genome, the window CTGGAGTCGCTGACTGAGCCAGCGCTCGGATCGCTCCTCGTCCTTCTCCAGCGAGGTCAACGCGGCTTCGCGGAGGACCGATGCTCGCCGCGCCTCGTCGTCCCGATTCATGAAGCGTTGGCCTGCTTCGGGTGATCCGGGCACTGCTCCGAAAGGCGACGAGCGAGGACGAGGTCGACCTCGGTGATGGCACCGGAGGCCGGCGTGGTGAGGATCACCCAGGCGGTGTTGAGCACCACCGCCAGGGCCGGCAAGGCACCGGCCGCTTGAATGATCCCGCTGACGAAGGCCGCGAAGCTCAGCGCCGCGGCAGAGCTCTGGAGCACGAAGGGACGCACCAGACAGCGGTTGTCCTGGGACAGCCGCCAGCCCTCGTAGTCGCTTCGGCGGTCGTAGAGCTTCACGCTGCTGAGACGAGGCAGCGCGACGGACAGCTCCGGAGCCGCCGTGTCGCCAGTGCCGAGGAGCGCCTCCCGCCCGCGAGTCAAGGTGCTCTGAATGCGCTCGGGCTTGAGATGACCCGGCAAATCTCCCGGCACCGGGAACGCCGACAAACCGCTTTCCCACAGGAGTTGGTAGTAGGCCACTGGATCCAGCTCGTCCGGCTGCGAAACGGTGGTTGGAGAAGAGCTCATGGCAACCTCCCAGTCGAGTGAAGTTCGGGACGGGCAGAACCCCGCACAGCGCATCTGAGGAACATGCCCGCCTTCGCGATTACGGACATACTGTATATTAAAAGAAGTCTTTCGTCAAGTCTTTTGAAGTCAAAATAGATCTATAGATCCGATCTGAAGTCGCTGACGATCGCTTCTTTCGACCTTCTCCACTGCTATCAACCTCTCTTGCGCACTTTCTGAGAGATCGTGTAGGATGTTTCCAGATATGAG encodes:
- a CDS encoding 4a-hydroxytetrahydrobiopterin dehydratase — translated: MSSSPTTVSQPDELDPVAYYQLLWESGLSAFPVPGDLPGHLKPERIQSTLTRGREALLGTGDTAAPELSVALPRLSSVKLYDRRSDYEGWRLSQDNRCLVRPFVLQSSAAALSFAAFVSGIIQAAGALPALAVVLNTAWVILTTPASGAITEVDLVLARRLSEQCPDHPKQANAS